The Streptomyces sp. NBC_01268 genome segment CTGGAGGGGCTCGCCGTCGCCACCAAGGAGGAGCAGCCGATAGCCGGCCGCCTGGCCACCGACGGCTCCCTCGCCTTCAAGGACGAGGTCGCCGACGAGACCCACCCGGTCGTCGAGCGGGTCCTGGCCGCCGGCGGCATCGTGCACGCCCGCACCACCACGCCGGAGTTCAGCAGCGCCGCCTTCACGCAGTCCCGGCTGTGGGGCGTCACCCGCAACCCGTGGAACCCGGCCTACTCGCCGGGCGGCTCCTCGGGCGGTGCGGGCGCGGCCCTCGCGGCGGGCGAGACGACCCTCGCGACCGGCTCCGACATCGGCGGTTCGATCCGCATCCCCGCCTCGTCCACCGGCACGGTCGGCTTCAAGCCCCCGTACGGGCGGGTGCCGGCCATGGCTCCGTTCAACCTCGACACCTACTGCCACGACGGCCCGATGGCCCGCACCGTCGCCGACTGCGCCCTGCTGCAGAACGTCATCGCCGGACCGCACCCGCTGGACGCGGTCTCGCTGCGCCCCAAGCTGGTGCTGCCGGACCGGTTCGAGGGTGCCGCGGGGCTGCGGGTCGCGCTCTCCGTCGGCCTCGGCGACTGGCCGGTCGACCCCGAGGTCGAGGCCAACACCCGGGCCGTCGCCGACGCGCTGCGCGCCGCCGGCGCGGTCGTCGAGGAGGTCGCGGTCCCGGTCACCCGGGCCCAGGTCCGCAAGGCGGCGATGATCCACTTCGGCTCGGTCTTCGGCCCGTACGTGGCCTCCGTCGCCGCCGAGCACGGCGACCTGCTCACCCCGTACGCGCGCGCCTTCGCCGAGGACACCGCCGCGTACGTGGCCGAGCCCGGCAGCTTCCTGGAGGGGCTGGTCGTGGAGGGCGAGGTGCAGGCCGCGCTCGGCACCCTGCTCGACCGGTACGACGTCCTGCTCTGCCCGACCCTCGCCATCCCGGCCTACGCCGCCGACGACGACTACACCTCGACCGAGGTCGTCGTCGACGGCGTGACCCTCGACCACTACATGGACGCGGCCCTGACCACGGTGTTCAACATCGCGAGCCGCTGCCCGGTGCTGAGCGTGCCGTCCGGCTTCGCCTCCAGCGGGGTGCCGACCGGGGTGCAGATCGTCGGCCGCACCTACGAGGACACGACGGTGTTCCGTGCCGCCGCCGCGATCGAGGCCGTCCGCCCGTGGACCGGCATCCCGACGCTCTGACGCAACCCCGAGGCCGCTCCGCCGAGTTGAGGTAGGTTCGCCGCATGACCGCACCGACCGGACCGACCGCACCCGCCTGGCCGCCGCCCGCCCCGATACGCACCGCCCGGCTCGCGCTCCGCGCGTCCGAGGCCCGGGACCGGGCGGCGTTCGTCGAACTGTTCTCCTCACCGGACGTGGGCGCCCACACCGGCGGCGCCCGCCCGCGCGAGGAGCTCGAACGCGCGATGCCCGAGGTCCCCGGGCAGCGCCCCGGCTGCTTCGTCGTCGACCTCGACGGCACGATGATCGGCCTGGTCACCCTCGACCCGCGCACCGTGGACCGCCCGGCCCCCGGCAAGACCGAACTCGGCTACCTCTTCCTGCCGCGGGCCTGGGGCCGGGGCTACGCCGCCGAGGCCTGCGCGGCCGCCCTCGACTGGTTCACCACCGGCCACCCCGGCGAACCCGTCCTGCTCGTCACCCGGATCGCCAACACCCGCGCCCTGCGGCTCGCGGAGAAGCTGGGCTTCACCGAGGTGGAGCGCTTCGAGGCGTACGGGGCGGAGCAGTGGCTGGGGGCGCGCTGAGCGCGCGCCGGCGCACCTTCATGGAGAAACGGTGCGGGATCCGACCCGGCGACGTGGGGTCCGGCGGGAGATGAGAGGGTCGGGCGGGTGAGTGAGACAGCGACGAACACCCTGCAATACCGATCCGACGGCCCCGAAGACGCCCCGGTCCTGGTCCTGGGCCCCTCCTTGGGCACCACGTGGCACATGTGGGACCGGCAGATACCGGAGCTCACCCGCGAATGGCGGGTCGTCCGCTTCGACCTGCCGGGCCACGGCGGCGCACCCGTGCAACCCGCCGGGTCGGTGGCCGAGCTCGGGGACCGGGTGCTCGCCACGCTCGACGAGCTGGGCATCCAGCGGTTCGGGTACGCGGGCTGCGCGCTCGGCGGTGCCATCGGGCTCGACCTGGCGTTGCGGGCCCCGCACCGGGTGGCCTCCCTCGCCCTGGTCGCCACCTCGCCCCGCTTCGGCACCCCCGACGAGTTCCGCCAGCGCGGGGTGATCGTGCGGACCAACGGTCTGGAGCCGATCGCCCGCACCGCGCCCGAGCAGTGGTTCACCCCGGCCTTCGCCGCCGCCCAGCCCGCCATCGTCGACTGGGCCGTGCAGATGGTCCGCACCACCGACCCCGGCTGCTACGTCGCCGGCTGCGAGGCGCTCGCCGTCTTCGACGTCCGCGAGGCCCTGGGCCGGATCGGGGTCCCCGCCCTGGTGCTGGTCGGCGCCGACGACCAGGTCACCGGCCCGGCCGAGGCCCGTACGCTCGTCGCCGGGATCGCCGACGCGCCACTGGCCGTCGTCCCGGGCGCCTCCCACCTCGCGCCCGTCGAGCAGCCGGCCGCCGTCACCGAACTGCTCGTCGGGCACTTCGCCGGCCTCGCCTCGGACACCGGCTCCCTCACCGCCCCGCCGGTGCCGCCGGTCCCCGCCCCCGTCGTCGCCGGGGAGCCGGCCCCGGCCGCGCCCGCCGAGGACGAGGAGTCGCCGCGCCCGGACCCGTACGAGCACGGGCTCAAGCTGCGCCGGGAGGTCCTCGGCGACGCCCACGTCGACGAGGCCCTGGCCGACGGGTTCGGCACCGACTTCCAGCGCCTGGTCACCCGCTTCGCCTGGGGCGAGGTGTGGAGCCGCGACGGCCTCGACCGGCGCACCCGCAGCGCCGTGACCCTCGCCGCGCTGATCGCCGGCGGCCACCACGACGCCCTCGCCGACCACACCCGGGCCGCCCTGCGCAACGGGCTCACCCCGGACGAGATCCGCGAGGTCCTGCTGCAGACCGCCGTCTACTGCGGACTGCCCGCGGCCGAGAGCGCGCTGCGGGTGGTCGGGCGGGTCGTCAAGGAGGACACCACGCCGCAGGCCTGATCGGCCCGGGGTGTCTTCGGCCATGCGGGCCGGACCCGGCGGGAAGGGGCGGACACGCCCTAGGGTGGGTGCCGTGAAGCTGACGAAGAACACGCACGCCTGTGTCCGGCTGGAGAAGGACGGGCGGTCGCTCGTCATCGATCCCGGCGCGTTCACCGAGCAGGACGCCGCGCTCGGCGCGGACGTCCTGCTCGTCACCCACGAGCACCCCGACCACTACGACGAGGGGCGGCTGCGGGCCGCCCTGGAGGCGAACCCGGCCGCCGAGCTGTGGACGCTGCGCAGCGTCGCCGAGCAGCTGGCGGCGGCGTTCCCCGGCCGGGTCCGCACCGTCGGGCACGGCGACACCTTCACCGCGGCCGGCTTCGACGTCCAGGTCCACGGCGAGCTGCACGCCGTGATCCACCCGGACATCCCGCGGATCACCAACGTCGGCTATCTGATCGACGGGTCCGTCTTCCACCCCGGCGACGCCCTCACCGTCCCCGACCACCCGGTGGAGACCCTGCTGCTCCCGGTGATGGCCCCCTGGAGCAAGATCTCCGAGGTCATCGACTACGTGCGCGAGGTCAAGCCGCGGCGCGCCTACGACGTCCACGACGCCCTGCTCACCGACCTCGCCCGGCCGATCTACGACCGCCAGATCGGCGCCCTCGGCGGCACCGACCACGGGCGGCTCGCTCCGGGGGCCTCCGCCGAGCTGTGAGCCGGCTCCCGGTGACTGTCACAGGGCGCGGCTAGGCTTGCGCTCATGCGCATCGCCACCTGGAACGTCAATTCGATCACGGCCCGACTGCCCCGGCTCCTGGCCTGGCTGGAGAGCACCGGCACCGACGTGCTGTGCATCCAGGAGACCAAGTGCACCGCCGAACAGTTCCCCACCGAGGAGCTCCGCGCGCTGGGCTACGAGTCGGTCGTCAACGCCACCGGCCGGTGGAACGGGGTCGCCCTGGTCTCCCGGGTGGGCCTGGAGGACGTCGTCACCGGGCTGCCCGGCGGCCCCGACTACGACGGCGTGCAGGAGCCCCGGGCCATCTCCGCCACCTGCGGCGGCGTCCGCGTCTGGTCGGTCTACGTGCCGAACGGGCGGGAGGTGGACCACGAGCACTACGCGTACAAGCTGCGCTGGCTGGAGGCGCTCAAGGCCGCCGTCGCCGACGACGCGGCGGGCGAGCGCCCCTTCGCGGTGCTCGGCGACTACAACATCGCCCCCACCGACGAGGACGTCTGGGACATCGCCGAGTTCGAGGGCGCGACCCACGTCACCGCGCCGGAGCGGGCCGCGCTCGCCGGACTGCGCGAGACCGGGCTCGGCGACGTCGTGCCCCGCCCGCTGAAGTACGCCCACCCGTACACGTACTGGGACTACCGCCAGCTGCGCTTCCCGAAGAACAAGGGCATGCGCATCGACCTGGTCTACGGCAACAAGCCCTTCGCCGAGGCCGTCAAGGACAGCTACGTCGACCGCGAGGAGCGCAAGGGCAAGGGCGCCTCCGACCACGCCCCGGTCGTCGTCGACCTCGACGTGTGACCGACGGCGCCCCTCCCCGGCCGGCGGGTGCCGGCCGGGCCGTCCGCTCCCGATGATCTCCGCGCGCCGGGTGGTGCCCCGGGAGGGTGCGGTGCGACGCTGTTCGGATGAACATTCCTTTCCTGGACAACTGGCGCAAGAAGCATGATGCGGGACGTTCCCCTCTGGTCTCGGCCTTCGACCGGGACCCGGAGGGGGCCGCCGAACTGCTCGCCGAGTGCGAGCTGCTGCGCGCCCGTGCCCAGGAGGCCGGAGTGGTGCTCGACGACACGCCCCGCTCGCTGGCGGCGCTCGACCAGCTCCCGCCGCGCTGGCGGGACGACCCCGAGGAGCTGCCCTGGATCGGCAACGACGCGGGGCTCTATCTGGGCACGGTCATCGTGCGCACGGTCGCCGCGGCCGGCTGGCGGCTGCGCCCCGACGGACAGCCCGTCGTGCTGCTGCCCTCCGGCCGCGAGGTCAACGTGGTCGAGGCCGGGCTCGACTGGGCCGCCACCGGGACCCCCGAGCTCTCCCAGGTCTACGCGGAATCGGCGGAGTACTGACGGTCCCGCCGGTCCTTCCGCAGTAAATACGGCTTATCGCGCTTATCCCGCTTTCATGCGTGTCGGCGGTGAAGTCCCTTTCCGAGCTGGATAGTTTGCGCTGACCTCGACACCAGCCGAGAGACACAGGGGCAGGGCAGCGTATGGGCGTCGTCGATGAACCGTTGATCGAGCTGCGTGGCGTCAACAAGCACTACGGCACCCTGCACGTCCTGCAGGACATCGATCTCACCGTCGGCCGCGGCGAAGTGGTCGTCGTCATCGGCCCCTCCGGCTCCGGCAAGTCGACCCTCTGCCGGGCCATGAACCGCCTGGAGGCCGTGGAGGCGGGCGAGATCCTCATCGAGGGGAAGGCGCTGCCCGAGGAGGGCCGGGAGCTCGCCCGGCTGCGCGCCGAGGTCGGCATGGTCTTCCAGTCCTTCAACCTCTTCGCCCACAAGACCGTCCTGGCCAACGTCTCCCTCGCGCAGATCAAGGTCCGCAAGCGCAAGCGGGACGAGGCGGACCGGCGCTCGCGCGAGCTCCTCGAACGGGTCGGACTCGCCGCGCACGCCGACAAGTTCCCCGCCCAGCTCTCCGGCGGCCAGCAGCAGCGCGTGGCCATCGCCCGAGCCCTGGCCATGGACCCCAAGGCGCTGCTCTTCGACGAGCCGACCTCCGCCCTCGACCCGGAGATGATCAACGAGGTCCTGGAGGTCATGCAGCAGCTGGCCCAGGAGGGCATGACGATGGTGGTCGTGACCCACGAGATGGGCTTCGCGCGCTCCGCCGCCAACCGCGTGGTCTTCATGGCCGACGGGAGGATCGTGGAGGACCGCGCCCCCGAGGACTTCTTCACCGCCCCGCGCAGCGAGCGCGCCAAGGACTTCCTGTCCAAGATCCTCAAGCACTGACCGGACCGGGAGCCATGCAGCGTACGAAACGAACCCTCGCCGCGCTCGCCCTGCTGCTCGCCGCGCTCGGCGCCGCCACGGGCTGCGGCAGGGAGGGCAGCCCGCCGGTCAAGGGCCCCCAGCCCGGCCAACTCCCCGTCTACCAGGTGCAGTCGGGCTTCACCCTGCCCGCCTCGCCGACCTGGGAGCGGGCGAAGAAGCGCGGCCACCTGGTGGTCGGCGTCAAGGAGGACCAGCCCTACATGGGCGAGAAGGACCCCGCCACCGGCACCTACTCGGGCTTCGACATCGAGATCGCCCGCATGATGTCCGCCTCGCTCGGCTTCGACCCGGCGACCATCCGGTTCCGCACCATCGCCTCGGCCAACCGCGAGACCGCCCTGCAGAACGGCCAGATCGACTACTACGTCGGCACCTACACCATCAACGACAACCGCAAGAAGCTGGTCGGCTTCGCCGGCCCCTACTACATGGCCGGCCAGTCGCTCCTCGTGCGCACCGACGAGAACGACATCCACGGGCCGCAGGACCTCGACGGCAAGCGGGTCTGCTCGGCCGCCGGATCGACCCCGTACCAGCGCATCCAGAGGGAGTACCCGAAGGCCGAACTCGTCGCGTACGACACCTACTCGGTCTGCGTCGACAACCTGCTCACCTACCAGGTCGACGCCGTCACCACGGACGACACCATCCTCATGGGGTACGCGGCCAAGGTCCCCGACGAGCTCAAGCTGGCCGGGAAACCGTTCTCGAAGGAGCCCTACGGCATCGGCGTGCCGCACGACGACAACGCGCTGCGCTTCGCCCTCGACGACGCCATCGCGGCCCACGAGAAGAACGGCGACTGGAAGAAGGCCTACGACGTGACCCTCGGCCTGTCCGGCGTGCCCGCCCCGACACCGCCCGCCATCGACCGCTACCCGGCGAGCTGAGGAAGGAGCACCGCCTCCCATGGACGTCCTGACACAGAACTTCTCGCTCTACGGCGACGGCTTCCTCGGCACCGTCGAACTCACCTTCTACGCCTCGATCCTGGCCCTCGTCCTCGGCTTCCTGATGGCCTCGTTCAGGGTCGCGCCCGTGGGCTCCTTCCGGGTCTTCGGCACCGTGTGGGTGACCATCCTGCGCAACACGCCGCTCACCCTGCTGTTCTTCGCGGTCATGCTGGGGCTGCCCCGGTTCGGAATCGTGCTGCCCTTCAAGCTGTTCGCGATCCTCGCCCTCGGCTGCTACACCTCGGCCTTCATCTGCGAGGTGCTGCGCTCCGGCATCAACACCGTTCCCCTCGGGCAGGGCGAGGCCGCCCGCAGCCTCGGCATGACCTTCGGGCAGACCCTCGGCGCCGTCGTGCTGCCGCAGGCCTTCCGCTCGGTCATCCCGCCGATCGGCTCCACCCTCATCGCCCTCGCCAAGAACTCGGCCATCGCCGGGGCGTTCAGCGTCACCGAACTCCTCGGCACGTACAAGACCCTGAGCGAGCTCGGCTACAACATCGTCTGGACCTTCGTCTGGATCGCCGTCGGCTACCTCATCATCACCCTCGCCATCAGCGCGCTCTTCCACTTCCTGGAGAAGCGCTGGGGAGTCGCCCGATGACCACCGCCACCGCCGCCTCCACCGCGCTCTACGACATCCCGGGCCCCCGCACCCGCAGGCGCCACCTGATCTACGGGCTCGTCTCGACCGTCGTCATCCTGGGGCTCGCCGCCTGGATCCTCTATCTCCTCTTCGACACCGACCAGTTCACCGCCACCAAATGGGCGCCCTTCACGTACAAGGGCATCCAGGAGCTGCTGCTGCGCGGCCTCGGCAACACCCTCAAGGCCTTCGCGTACGCCTCGGTGCTCTCGCTCGCGCTGGGCGCGGTGCTCGCCACCGGGCGGCTCTCCGAGCGCCGGGTCTTCCGCTGGACCTGCACGGTGCTCGTGGAGTTCTTCCGGGCCATGCCGGTGCTGGTGATGATCTTCTTCATCTTCGTGGCCCTCAAGGTCCAGCCGCTGCCCGCGCTGGTGGCCGGCCTCGCCCTGTACAACGGCTCGGTGCTCGCCGAGGTCTTCCGCACCGGCATCCACGCGGTGGCCCGCGGCCAGCGGGAGGCGGCGTACGCGCTCGGCATGCGCAAGACGCAGGTGATGACCTACGTCCTGGCGCCGCAGGCGCTGCGGGCCATGCTGCCCGCCATCATCAGCCAGCTGGTGGTGGCGCTGAAGGACACCTCGCTCGGCTACCTCATCACCTACGAGGAGTTCCTGCACGCCGGCAAGCTGATCGCGTCCAACCTCGACTACGACCTGCCGTTCATCCCCGTCGTGATGGTGATCTCACCCCTCTACATCGGGATGTGCATGCTGCTCTCCTGGTTCGCCACCTGGGTGGCCAGGCGAGAGCGGCGCGACCCGCGGACCAGGGCCGTGGACGTCGCCCCCGCCGAGCCGGTCACGGTGCTGCCGGGCCGGGAGTAACCCGCCCCGCACGGGCCCTGCCCGCCCGGCAGCAGCCGGTGATCACTCCGCCCGAAGCGGTACCGACACGTACGAGGGGTCGGCCGCGGGGGAGGAGAAGGTCAGCTGCGCGCCGGTCGGGTTGTGCTCGATGTACAGCGGGTCGACGGTGTCGACGACCAGGGCGAGCCGGTGTCCGGCGGGGACGTCGTACGCGGTGGAGAACAGGTCCAGGTCGACCGGGAAGGCCTTCCCCGGGGTCCGGTCGTGGAAGGTGTACGGGGCGTTGGTCACCAGCTTGCCGACGCCGAGCGGACCGACGTCGTAGAGGTACGCGACGAAGGTGCCGCTCTCCGCGGTCGGGGTGACCGTGGTGTGCAGCCGGGCCGTGCCGCGCACCCGCTGCGCGGTGGCGTACCGCTCGGACTGCCAGACGCCGGCGAAGGCGCGGGGGAGCAGCGGGATCGACGCGACCGGGGGTGCCTGGAAGAACTGGTCGAGCAGGTTGGAGAGCATGACGATGCCGCCGTTGGCACCGGAGTCCACGTTGGCCCAGACGTGTTCGGAGTCGGCGAGCGCGAACTTCCGCCGGTTCGCGTTGACCGACTTCCAGTCCGCGTACCCCTCGTAGCCCGCGTCGGAGCGCGGCTTGAGCTGGACGGGCCGCTCGCGGTCGATGCCGTTGTCGGCGCCCTTGAGGTAGTGGTCGAACCAGCGGTGTGCGTTGGTCCAGGTGTCGTTGGGCAGCCCGAGCAGGCCGGTGGCCTCGGCGGTGGCGTGGTCGCCGGGGCGGAACTCCAGCCGCTTGGGTCCGCTGAGCTTCTCGTAGAAGCTCGCGAACTGGTTGGGCGGGAAGATCGTGTCTCCCCAGGCGTTGCCGAGCATGAGGGCCGGGCGGTTGGCGTTGAGTGCGTTGAGGTAGGTGGCGGCGGAGCGCTCGCGCCCCCAGGCGATCATCTCGTCCTCCTTGTCCAGGTTGGACGAGAGGAAGTCGCCCAGGATCGCCTGGAGTTCGGGGCCGGGGCGGCCGGTGAGGTAGCCGGCGCCGCCGAGCAGGGCGGCGGCCTGGAGGTGCTGGGTGCGCCCGCTGTAGATGGAGTCGATGAGGTCCGCCCAGCCGCTGAGCGCGGCGACGGCCTTGATCCGCTTGTCGTGCGCGGCGGCGAGCAGGCTGATGCCGGCGCCGTAGGAGACGCCGGCCATGCCGACCCTGGCGGGGTCCGCGGGGGTGTTCGCCAGGGCCCAGTCGATGACGAGGGAGGCGTCGGCGATGTCCTTGGGGCCCGCGGTCTCGATCTCGCCGCCGGACTGCCAGAAGCCGCGCGAGTTGTAACCGACCACGACGTAGCCGGAGTCGGCCAGCTTCTTGGCCTGGGCGAGGTACTCGATCTGGGGCATGGCCCAGCTGGTGGGGAGCACGATCACCGGGTAGCGGGCCGAACCGTCGGCTCCGGCCGGGGTGACGACGTTGGCCTTGAGGACGGTCCCGCCGTCCCCGGCGATGTCGACGAAGCGGAGGGAAGCGTCGGTTCCGGCGGCCTGGGCGGCGGGGGCGAGCCCGAGGGCCGTCCCGGCGACGAGGGCGGCCGAGACGGCGAAGGCCAGGGCTGTGCGCACGGGTCACTCCTCACTGGTTCACTGAATGGGGGGCAGTGAAAGTGACCCGACGGTAACCTCGGCGGCTTACTCAAGGTAACTGGTCGGTAAGTTACGCGAGGGTAACGATTGTTGAGGCGTCTACATCACCGCAGCGCGCTCTTGCCCTGCCAGTCGGCCCACGAGAGGTTCCACTCGCCGTAGCCGTTGTTCAGCGCCTGCGTCCCCTTGGCGTCGGAGCCCGTGATCTCGAACGGGTCGCCCACCTGTACCTGGTCGTACACGGCCTTCGCGTCGGCGTCGCTCATCCCGACGCAGCCCGAGCTGTGGTTGGCGCGCCCGAAGTAGGCCGCGTTCCACGGAGCCGCGTGCGCGTACATGCCCGACCAGGTCAGCCGCATCGAGTAGTCGACCATCTTGTCGTACGCGTCCCCGAGCCCGACCGTCTCGGAACGCATGTTGATCGTCCCCTCCTTGGCCATCAGCACCGTCCTGCCGCGCCAGGACGCCTTCTCGCCGCCCGGCGTGCCGGCCGACATCGGCAGGTTCGCCACCTGCTGCCCGTCGCGCAGCAGCCGCAGCCGGTGGGAGTCCAGGTCGACCTTCACGACCTGGCTGCGACCGATGGTGAAGGTGGTCGTGTAGTCGCGCACGAACCAGCCGCCGGCGCCCGAGTCGATCCCGTTCAGGTCCGCGTCCAGGGTGACCTTCGTCCCGGACTTCCAGTACTCCTCGGGGCGCCAGTCGACCCGGTCCTTGCCCGACCAGTCCTGCATCCACCCCCAGGAGCCGACGGTGCCGTTCGAGGTGGTCACCTTCAACTGCCGCTCCACCTCGGCCTTGTTCTTCACCGGGTGGTCGAACACGATCGACAGCGGCTGCGCGATGCCGACCGTGGTGTTCTTCCCGGGGGCCAGGGTCAGCTTGTTCACCTTGTCGGCCGCCGCGGTGGTGAACGAGGCCGTCGCGGTGCCGCCGTCGGCGACCCGCGCCTCCACCGAGTACGCGGTCCCCGGCGCCGCCCGCCGCTCGGACGTCCAGCTCGCCCCGTCGGCGGTGACCTTCCCGGCCAGGTTCCCGCCCCGGGAGTCCGTCACCGTGACCTGCTGGAGCCGCTGCCCCTCGGAGGCCCGCACCACGACGGGCGCGCCGGGCGCCGCCTGGGTGCCGGCCAGGTTCACCGAGACGCGCACCGGCGGCTTTTCCTCCGCGGAGTCGCCCGCCCCGCCCTTCCCGCCGGACCCACCGGAACAGGCCCCGAGCGTGAGGGCCAGGGCGGTGGTGGCGAGCAGGGCGGGGACGGGTATGCGGCGCACGGGAACGACCTCCGTTGACGATCTCTTACGGGGGGAGAGAGTCCCGGCGATCGGGGATGGTTCCGAAAATATGAACTATTCCGCCGATGTCGGATGTGACATGGGCGATACGGGAACATCCGGCAGCGCCAAGGCGTCCGCGAAGTCCCGCCGCGCGTCCCCGTACCGCTCCACGGCGACGAGGAACATCGCGCGATCGGCGAGCGCCCGCGCCAGGGCCGACGGGGAGCCGGGGAGCCGGCGGGCCAGCGCGATCCCCTCGTCGTACGACGGGAGCAGCGTCTCCGCCGTCCGACGGCCACGGGTCTCCCAGAGCAGCGCCCGCCGGACCGTCAGGCGCCGCTGGACGGCGAGCAGCCCCGGGAGGTCGCCGGACGCGCGCAGGGCGTCGGCCCGCCCTTCCAGGTCGGGAACCGAGGCGAACCAGGCCTCCCGGACGTCGGGCGACCAGCCGTGCCCCGAGTAGCAGCCGAACGCCGGCAGCGGGACCTCGGCCGTGGCCGCCGGCTCGTCCTCTCGCCCCGACAGGGTGAACAGCGTGATCCAGCTCGCCTGGACGTTGCTCCAGCTCACCGGCTCGCCGTCCCGGGCGAGCCGGTCCAGCAGGCCGAGCGCCTCCGCCCGGACGGAGGCCGCCTCGGCCCGCCGCCCCGCCGCCCGGAGCATCCCGGCGTACCCGTGCAGCTCCCACACCAGGACCGCCAGCGGGCCGCGGTCCGCCGCCACCCCGCGCCGGCCGTCCGCCACGAGCTGCCCGAAGACCTCCAGGGCCCGCTCCCTCCGCCCGGCCGCGTCGAGCGTGCCCGCCCACTCGATCAGGGCCCAGCCGGACACCGCGTCCTCGGCACCCCCGAGGTGCCGCTCGTGCACCTCGGCCGCCTCCGCGTGCCGCCCCTCCTCGGCCAGCACCGTGGCCCACCGCCGGAACGCCCCGTTCTCCGCCCGCTCCGCGGACACCGCGCGCCCCTCGGCGCGCCGCCCCGAGGAGAA includes the following:
- a CDS encoding amidase — protein: MTDTTELAYLPATEALRRFRDRTLSPVELMGAVIARAETVEPTVNALAERTFEAAMDAARAAEARYAGKGEPPRPLEGLAVATKEEQPIAGRLATDGSLAFKDEVADETHPVVERVLAAGGIVHARTTTPEFSSAAFTQSRLWGVTRNPWNPAYSPGGSSGGAGAALAAGETTLATGSDIGGSIRIPASSTGTVGFKPPYGRVPAMAPFNLDTYCHDGPMARTVADCALLQNVIAGPHPLDAVSLRPKLVLPDRFEGAAGLRVALSVGLGDWPVDPEVEANTRAVADALRAAGAVVEEVAVPVTRAQVRKAAMIHFGSVFGPYVASVAAEHGDLLTPYARAFAEDTAAYVAEPGSFLEGLVVEGEVQAALGTLLDRYDVLLCPTLAIPAYAADDDYTSTEVVVDGVTLDHYMDAALTTVFNIASRCPVLSVPSGFASSGVPTGVQIVGRTYEDTTVFRAAAAIEAVRPWTGIPTL
- a CDS encoding GNAT family N-acetyltransferase, with translation MTAPTGPTAPAWPPPAPIRTARLALRASEARDRAAFVELFSSPDVGAHTGGARPREELERAMPEVPGQRPGCFVVDLDGTMIGLVTLDPRTVDRPAPGKTELGYLFLPRAWGRGYAAEACAAALDWFTTGHPGEPVLLVTRIANTRALRLAEKLGFTEVERFEAYGAEQWLGAR
- the pcaDC gene encoding bifunctional 3-oxoadipate enol-lactonase/4-carboxymuconolactone decarboxylase PcaDC, with translation MSETATNTLQYRSDGPEDAPVLVLGPSLGTTWHMWDRQIPELTREWRVVRFDLPGHGGAPVQPAGSVAELGDRVLATLDELGIQRFGYAGCALGGAIGLDLALRAPHRVASLALVATSPRFGTPDEFRQRGVIVRTNGLEPIARTAPEQWFTPAFAAAQPAIVDWAVQMVRTTDPGCYVAGCEALAVFDVREALGRIGVPALVLVGADDQVTGPAEARTLVAGIADAPLAVVPGASHLAPVEQPAAVTELLVGHFAGLASDTGSLTAPPVPPVPAPVVAGEPAPAAPAEDEESPRPDPYEHGLKLRREVLGDAHVDEALADGFGTDFQRLVTRFAWGEVWSRDGLDRRTRSAVTLAALIAGGHHDALADHTRAALRNGLTPDEIREVLLQTAVYCGLPAAESALRVVGRVVKEDTTPQA
- a CDS encoding MBL fold metallo-hydrolase, whose translation is MRAGPGGKGRTRPRVGAVKLTKNTHACVRLEKDGRSLVIDPGAFTEQDAALGADVLLVTHEHPDHYDEGRLRAALEANPAAELWTLRSVAEQLAAAFPGRVRTVGHGDTFTAAGFDVQVHGELHAVIHPDIPRITNVGYLIDGSVFHPGDALTVPDHPVETLLLPVMAPWSKISEVIDYVREVKPRRAYDVHDALLTDLARPIYDRQIGALGGTDHGRLAPGASAEL
- a CDS encoding exodeoxyribonuclease III codes for the protein MRIATWNVNSITARLPRLLAWLESTGTDVLCIQETKCTAEQFPTEELRALGYESVVNATGRWNGVALVSRVGLEDVVTGLPGGPDYDGVQEPRAISATCGGVRVWSVYVPNGREVDHEHYAYKLRWLEALKAAVADDAAGERPFAVLGDYNIAPTDEDVWDIAEFEGATHVTAPERAALAGLRETGLGDVVPRPLKYAHPYTYWDYRQLRFPKNKGMRIDLVYGNKPFAEAVKDSYVDREERKGKGASDHAPVVVDLDV
- a CDS encoding DUF6278 family protein; this encodes MNIPFLDNWRKKHDAGRSPLVSAFDRDPEGAAELLAECELLRARAQEAGVVLDDTPRSLAALDQLPPRWRDDPEELPWIGNDAGLYLGTVIVRTVAAAGWRLRPDGQPVVLLPSGREVNVVEAGLDWAATGTPELSQVYAESAEY
- a CDS encoding amino acid ABC transporter ATP-binding protein produces the protein MGVVDEPLIELRGVNKHYGTLHVLQDIDLTVGRGEVVVVIGPSGSGKSTLCRAMNRLEAVEAGEILIEGKALPEEGRELARLRAEVGMVFQSFNLFAHKTVLANVSLAQIKVRKRKRDEADRRSRELLERVGLAAHADKFPAQLSGGQQQRVAIARALAMDPKALLFDEPTSALDPEMINEVLEVMQQLAQEGMTMVVVTHEMGFARSAANRVVFMADGRIVEDRAPEDFFTAPRSERAKDFLSKILKH
- a CDS encoding glutamate ABC transporter substrate-binding protein codes for the protein MQRTKRTLAALALLLAALGAATGCGREGSPPVKGPQPGQLPVYQVQSGFTLPASPTWERAKKRGHLVVGVKEDQPYMGEKDPATGTYSGFDIEIARMMSASLGFDPATIRFRTIASANRETALQNGQIDYYVGTYTINDNRKKLVGFAGPYYMAGQSLLVRTDENDIHGPQDLDGKRVCSAAGSTPYQRIQREYPKAELVAYDTYSVCVDNLLTYQVDAVTTDDTILMGYAAKVPDELKLAGKPFSKEPYGIGVPHDDNALRFALDDAIAAHEKNGDWKKAYDVTLGLSGVPAPTPPAIDRYPAS
- a CDS encoding amino acid ABC transporter permease, yielding MDVLTQNFSLYGDGFLGTVELTFYASILALVLGFLMASFRVAPVGSFRVFGTVWVTILRNTPLTLLFFAVMLGLPRFGIVLPFKLFAILALGCYTSAFICEVLRSGINTVPLGQGEAARSLGMTFGQTLGAVVLPQAFRSVIPPIGSTLIALAKNSAIAGAFSVTELLGTYKTLSELGYNIVWTFVWIAVGYLIITLAISALFHFLEKRWGVAR
- a CDS encoding amino acid ABC transporter permease, whose protein sequence is MTTATAASTALYDIPGPRTRRRHLIYGLVSTVVILGLAAWILYLLFDTDQFTATKWAPFTYKGIQELLLRGLGNTLKAFAYASVLSLALGAVLATGRLSERRVFRWTCTVLVEFFRAMPVLVMIFFIFVALKVQPLPALVAGLALYNGSVLAEVFRTGIHAVARGQREAAYALGMRKTQVMTYVLAPQALRAMLPAIISQLVVALKDTSLGYLITYEEFLHAGKLIASNLDYDLPFIPVVMVISPLYIGMCMLLSWFATWVARRERRDPRTRAVDVAPAEPVTVLPGRE